The sequence AGGGCCTCGTCGGGGTTCAGTCCGGTGAGCTCGGTCCGGAAACCGGGCAGCAACGCGAAACCGCCGTGCCGGCCGCGTTCGGCGTAGACCGGGACGCCGGCCGCGGACAGCGCCTCGATATCGCGCAGCACGGTGCGGGTGGACACCTCCAGCTCGCGGGCCAGCGCGGCCGCGGACAGCCGACCGTGCCGCCGCAGCAGCAGCACCAGCGAGACCAACCGGTCGGCGCGCATACGAAAACTCTAAAGGAATACACGACACAGGATGTCGTGATTTGCCGGGAGGCTGATCAACACGACGAAAAGTCGGCGGCTACCGAGCCGATGGACGTACGTGATGTCGACGAATCGAATGGAGCCGATGTGGCAATGGAGCGAACCGCGGTCAACCCGTGGGCGTGGTCGGTGGAGATGGGGTACAACCAGGGTGAGATCATCTCCGGGCACACCCGGACCCTGTACTGCGCCGGGCAGACCGCGATGAGCGGCGACGGCAAGCCCCAGCACGCCGATGACATGGCGGCGCAGTTGGCGCTGAGCCTCGACAACCTGGAGGCCGTGCTCGGCGAGGCCGGCATGTCCCTCGCGAACCTCGTCCGGCTCAACGTCTACACCACCGACGCCGATCGGCTCTTCGAGCACTACGGAGTGCTGGCGTCGCGGTTGGGCGCCGCCGGGGTGGCACCGTCCACCACGATGCTCGGCGTGACACGGCTGGCGATCCCCGACCTGATGGTCGAGCTTGAGGGGACCGCCGTCGCGTGATGCGACCTCGCCGCCTCCGGCAAAGCTGCCGGAGGCGGCACGAGAAGTAGGCAGGTGGGTGATTTCCGGTGCTCTCAGGATGGCGACAATCGGCGTCTACGGCTTCGACGGCGAGTCCTTCCTGCGACGACTGCGGCTTGGGCGTTGACGGAGGGGACCGACAGCTTCGTCGCCGAGTCGGTCACGGGCGGCGCAACCGGTCAGGCCATGTCCCAGAGCAGGCGGTAATAGGCGATGCGCTCCGGGTCCGGGGTGATCCCGTAGGCGTCGTACAGGATGCCGTCGTATCCCGGGCCGTAGTTCCACTCTGTGCTCCAGGCCGTGACCGCGAGGTCGGCCCACCGGTCGGCCACTCCGAGCGAACCAAGGTCGACGTGTGCGGCGAACGTGCCGTCGTCGTGCAGCAGGGTGTTGGGGACGCACGCGTCCCCGTGACAGACGACCAGGCGGTCGATCGCGGGCGGCTCGCCGATGCGCGCCCGGGCCTTGGCCAGATCGAGGTGCCGGTGCTCGGGGGACCAGCCGGCCGGCTCCTCTCCGTCGGCGATGCGCTCGTCGGCGCGCGCGAGCCGTCGATCGATGCTCCAGTCGAACGGGCACTGCTCCACGGGCAGAACGTCGTGGAGCAGGCGCAATCCTCGGCCGATCGCGGCCGCCGCGGTCGCCGGGTCGGCGATCCACCGAGGGTCCACCGCCGAGCGGCCGGGGACGGCTTCTGTGACCAGCCACGCGCCGTCGGCGTCCGTCCCGTGCTCGATGACTCGCGGGACGGTCGCCCATCGCTGCGCCCAGGCCAGGCGCTCGGCCTCGGCGGGGAGGTCGATCTCCGGGGTGCCGGCGGCGATCCATTTGGCATACCTGGTGCCGCCGCGCCCGTCCTCCAGGCGGAAGGTGAGGCCGCCGAGCTCGTTGCGCCACACCGGGGTGACGGTGTCGCCGCCGGCGAGCGCCGCGACGACGTCGGGGACGGTCACGGGGCCGGTCGGGATCTCGGCGATGACGGGGCGGCTCATGGGGCGAGATCCTTCCAGGGGCGTCGCACCGGCGACAAACGGGTTTTCGCGGTGGCGAGGGTCCTGCCGGCGAGAACGAGGCTGCGTTGCCTCGACTGCGGGAAGACCTACCGTCGGAAATCTTGTAGGGGGCAGCCCCCTGAGAATCCCCGAGATCGGACGGCCCCGACCTTTCACCCGTCCAGGAGCTTGAGACCGATGACGCCGATCAAGATGAGCGCCAGGCAGGCCAGCCGGGCAGGTGCCGCGCTTTCGCCCAGGGCGGCGATGCCCACGACGGCGACTCCGAGCGCGCCCAGTCCGACCCAGACGGCGTACGCGGTGCCCATGGGCAGGGTCTTGAGCGCGAAGGTGAGCATGACGAAGCTCAAGACCGCCGTCGTCACCCCGATGAACGTCGGCCAGGGCCGGGTGAACCCGTCTGAGCGTTCGAGCGCGGTGGCCCAGACGATCTCCAGCACGGCCGCCACGAAGAGCAGAGCCCAGGCCATGGCGGTCAGGCCGTGGTGCCCGCGTCGACGGTGATGGCGGCGCCGGTGATGTTCCGGCCGCCCTCACCCGCCAGATGGGCGACGGTGGCGGCGATGTCATCGGGGCTGCAGTAACGATCCAGGGCGGTGTACCGTCGCTCCTCCGCCGCTTCCGGGCTGTCGGCCGGGTTCATCTCGGTGTCGGTCGAACCGGGATGGACGAGGTTGGCCGTGATCCCCCGCGGCCCCAGGTCCCTGGCAAGACCCTTGGTCAGGCCGATCAGCGCGGACTTGCTCATCGCGTAGAGCGTCCACCCCGGGTACGGCACGCGCTCGACGAAACTGCTGCCGATGCAGATGATCCGGCCGCCCGGACCCATGTGCCGGGCGGCTGCCTGCGCCAGCACGAACGAGGCGCGGGCATGGATCGCGAGGGTGTTGTCGACCTCGGCCAGCGTCACCTCCTCCAGCGGCCCGAACGGGGCGATGCCGGCGCTGCTGACCACGATGTCGATCCGCCCGAACTCGGCGACCGTACGCTCGACCGCCGCGACCAGCGCACCGGCGTCGGCGGAATCCGCGGCCATGGCCAGCCCGCGGGCGCCGGCGGCCTCGATCTGCCCGACGACCTCCGCCGCCCGATCGGCCGAGCGGGCGTAGGTGATCACCACGTCGGCGCCTTCGGCGGCCAGCCGTACGGCGATGGCGGCGCCGATCCCACGGCTCCCCCCGGTGACGAGCGCGACCCTGCGTGTCATGATGTCTCCCTTATGCGGAATGAGTTCCGTTTAAATATAAACCGGAATCAATTCCGTTTGCAACGCCTGCCCGTAGCCTGTGACCGTGGACGGCATGACGAGCCCGCGCCGCGAGCGGGCCGACGCGGCGCGCAACCGGGTGAAGATCCTCACCGCCGCCGCCGAGATCGTCGCCGCTCACGGTGTCGAGGGGCTGTCGATGGCGGAGGTGGCCGCCGCCGCGGGAGGTGGAACGCGCGCGACCCTCTTCGCCTCCTGGGGTCCCGGTCGTAACGGCGGTGAATCCAACGATGTTGCTGCTGATGCCGGCCGTATTCCGGTGGCACCTCAGGTAGGCGCGAGCGGCTTCCTGCCTGCCGGCCGGCACGACGTCGCCCGCCGGGCCCGCGACGCCGGGGTCGGCCTGATGACCCTGTCCGACTTCGCCGTACGCCCGTCCCGTCCCGGCCTGGTCGTCGGCTACGGCGCCATCCCGCTCGACCGGATCGACGACGGGCTCACTCGGCTCCTGTCGGTCATCGACGCCGAGGACGCGTGAGCGCGGTCGAAGCGGGGTCGAGGAACAACGGGACAGCCATCAGCGGTACGGGCTGTTCGAGCAGGTCCAGGCGGTGCACGACCAACGGTGCCGAGTCGGCCTTCAGGGTTCTGTTTCGTGGATCATCTGAGTCGGCCGCTCCCTCCAGGATTTCTCCAGGGCGGGGCGGTGGCCGTGGACCGCATTCGAGAGGTGGTCCGGAGGCTTGGTCACGCAGTCAGATGTCC comes from Streptosporangium roseum DSM 43021 and encodes:
- a CDS encoding aminoglycoside 3'-phosphotransferase, with protein sequence MSRPVIAEIPTGPVTVPDVVAALAGGDTVTPVWRNELGGLTFRLEDGRGGTRYAKWIAAGTPEIDLPAEAERLAWAQRWATVPRVIEHGTDADGAWLVTEAVPGRSAVDPRWIADPATAAAAIGRGLRLLHDVLPVEQCPFDWSIDRRLARADERIADGEEPAGWSPEHRHLDLAKARARIGEPPAIDRLVVCHGDACVPNTLLHDDGTFAAHVDLGSLGVADRWADLAVTAWSTEWNYGPGYDGILYDAYGITPDPERIAYYRLLWDMA
- a CDS encoding DMT family transporter → MAWALLFVAAVLEIVWATALERSDGFTRPWPTFIGVTTAVLSFVMLTFALKTLPMGTAYAVWVGLGALGVAVVGIAALGESAAPARLACLALILIGVIGLKLLDG
- a CDS encoding RidA family protein, giving the protein MERTAVNPWAWSVEMGYNQGEIISGHTRTLYCAGQTAMSGDGKPQHADDMAAQLALSLDNLEAVLGEAGMSLANLVRLNVYTTDADRLFEHYGVLASRLGAAGVAPSTTMLGVTRLAIPDLMVELEGTAVA
- a CDS encoding SDR family NAD(P)-dependent oxidoreductase is translated as MTRRVALVTGGSRGIGAAIAVRLAAEGADVVITYARSADRAAEVVGQIEAAGARGLAMAADSADAGALVAAVERTVAEFGRIDIVVSSAGIAPFGPLEEVTLAEVDNTLAIHARASFVLAQAAARHMGPGGRIICIGSSFVERVPYPGWTLYAMSKSALIGLTKGLARDLGPRGITANLVHPGSTDTEMNPADSPEAAEERRYTALDRYCSPDDIAATVAHLAGEGGRNITGAAITVDAGTTA